The following are encoded together in the Glycine soja cultivar W05 chromosome 5, ASM419377v2, whole genome shotgun sequence genome:
- the LOC114412686 gene encoding SAL1 phosphatase-like isoform X1, whose protein sequence is MGTPRLWWRARAISVRSDWKLLEPTLSTRRSCFRSSPLTLIVSSMPYEKELAAAKKAVTLAARLCQKVQKALLQSDVHSKSDKSPVTVADYGSQALVSFILERELPSESFSLVAEEDSGDLRKESGQDTLNRITELVNDTLASEGSNSFSTLTTDDVLVAIDSGKSEGGSVGRHWVLDPIDGTKGFVRGDQYAIALALLHEGKIVLGVLACPNLPLASIGSNQQHSSSNEVGCLFFAKVGDGTYMQALGGSTQTRVHVCDIDNPEEASFFESFEAAHSLHDLSSSIAEVKLGVKAPPVRIDSQAKYGALSRGDGAIYLRFPHRGYREKIWDHAAGSIVVTEAGGIAMDAAGNPLDFSKGKFLDVVSGIIVTNQKLMPSLLTAVKEALNEKASSL, encoded by the exons ATGGGCACTCCAAGACTTTGGTGGAGAGCAAGAGCTATAAGTGTGAGAAGTGATTGGAAATTGTTGGAACCCACCCTATCAACAAGGAGAAGCTGTTTTCGTTCGTCGCCACTAACACTAATCGTTTCTTCAATGCCTTACGAGAAGGAACTCGCCGCTGCAAAGAAAGCAGTCACTCTCGCTGCTCGTCTCTGCCAG AAAGTTCAGAAGGCTCTTCTGCAATCCGATGTGCACTCAAAGTCAGACAAAAGTCCTGTCACAGTGGCTGATTATG GTTCACAAGCATTGGTCAGCTTTATACTTGAGAGAGAACTTCCTTCTGAATCATTTTCATTAGTAGCCGAGGAG GATTCAGGTGATCTTCGTAAGGAAAGTGGCCAGGATACTCTGAATCGCATTACAGAACTTGTCAATGATACTCTTGCTAGTGAAGGATCAAATAGCTTTTCTACTTTAACAACAGATGATGTGCTTGTGGCCATCGACAGTGGTAAATCTGAAGGTGGTTCAGTTGGACGGCACTGGGTTTTGGATCCGATAGATGGTACTAAAGG GTTTGTAAGAGGAGATCAATATGCTATAGCATTAGCTTTGTTACATGAAGGCAAAATTGTATTGGGTGTCTTGGCTTGTCCAAATCTTCCACTGGCATCCATTGGCTCTAATCAGCAGCATTCTTCTTCAAATGAAGTTGGTTGTCTCTTCTTTGCTAAAGTTGGTGATGGAACATATATGCAAGCACTGGGCGGTTCTACACAAACTAGG GTGCATGTCTGTGATATTGATAATCCAGAGGAAGCATCATTTTTCGAATCTTTTGAAGCAGCACACTCCTTGCATGACTTATCTAGCTCAATCGCAGAAGTA AAACTTGGTGTCAAAGCACCACCAGTCAGAATTGATAGCCAAGCAAAATATGGAGCTTTGTCAAGAGGAGATGGGGCTATATATTTGCGTTTCCCTCACAGAGGATACCGTGAAAAAATATGGGATCATGCTGCTGGCAGCATTGTTGTGACTG AAGCTGGAGGTATTGCCATGGATGCTGCGGGGAACCCTTTGGACTTTTCAAAAGGAAAGtttcttgatgttgtatctgGTATTATTGTTACAAACCAGAAATTGATGCCATCACTTCTGACAGCAGTTAAAGAAGCACTCAATGAGAAAGCATCATCCTTGTGA
- the LOC114412686 gene encoding SAL1 phosphatase-like isoform X2 yields MGTPRLWWRARAISVRSDWKLLEPTLSTRRSCFRSSPLTLIVSSMPYEKELAAAKKAVTLAARLCQKVQKALLQSDVHSKSDKSPVTVADYGSQALVSFILERELPSESFSLVAEEDSGDLRKESGQDTLNRITELVNDTLASEGSNSFSTLTTDDVLVAIDSGKSEGGSVGRHWVLDPIDGTKGFVRGDQYAIALALLHEGKIVLGVLACPNLPLASIGSNQQHSSSNEVGCLFFAKVGDGTYMQALGGSTQTRVHVCDIDNPEEASFFESFEAAHSLHDLSSSIAEKLGVKAPPVRIDSQAKYGALSRGDGAIYLRFPHRGYREKIWDHAAGSIVVTEAGGIAMDAAGNPLDFSKGKFLDVVSGIIVTNQKLMPSLLTAVKEALNEKASSL; encoded by the exons ATGGGCACTCCAAGACTTTGGTGGAGAGCAAGAGCTATAAGTGTGAGAAGTGATTGGAAATTGTTGGAACCCACCCTATCAACAAGGAGAAGCTGTTTTCGTTCGTCGCCACTAACACTAATCGTTTCTTCAATGCCTTACGAGAAGGAACTCGCCGCTGCAAAGAAAGCAGTCACTCTCGCTGCTCGTCTCTGCCAG AAAGTTCAGAAGGCTCTTCTGCAATCCGATGTGCACTCAAAGTCAGACAAAAGTCCTGTCACAGTGGCTGATTATG GTTCACAAGCATTGGTCAGCTTTATACTTGAGAGAGAACTTCCTTCTGAATCATTTTCATTAGTAGCCGAGGAG GATTCAGGTGATCTTCGTAAGGAAAGTGGCCAGGATACTCTGAATCGCATTACAGAACTTGTCAATGATACTCTTGCTAGTGAAGGATCAAATAGCTTTTCTACTTTAACAACAGATGATGTGCTTGTGGCCATCGACAGTGGTAAATCTGAAGGTGGTTCAGTTGGACGGCACTGGGTTTTGGATCCGATAGATGGTACTAAAGG GTTTGTAAGAGGAGATCAATATGCTATAGCATTAGCTTTGTTACATGAAGGCAAAATTGTATTGGGTGTCTTGGCTTGTCCAAATCTTCCACTGGCATCCATTGGCTCTAATCAGCAGCATTCTTCTTCAAATGAAGTTGGTTGTCTCTTCTTTGCTAAAGTTGGTGATGGAACATATATGCAAGCACTGGGCGGTTCTACACAAACTAGG GTGCATGTCTGTGATATTGATAATCCAGAGGAAGCATCATTTTTCGAATCTTTTGAAGCAGCACACTCCTTGCATGACTTATCTAGCTCAATCGCAGAA AAACTTGGTGTCAAAGCACCACCAGTCAGAATTGATAGCCAAGCAAAATATGGAGCTTTGTCAAGAGGAGATGGGGCTATATATTTGCGTTTCCCTCACAGAGGATACCGTGAAAAAATATGGGATCATGCTGCTGGCAGCATTGTTGTGACTG AAGCTGGAGGTATTGCCATGGATGCTGCGGGGAACCCTTTGGACTTTTCAAAAGGAAAGtttcttgatgttgtatctgGTATTATTGTTACAAACCAGAAATTGATGCCATCACTTCTGACAGCAGTTAAAGAAGCACTCAATGAGAAAGCATCATCCTTGTGA